One genomic window of Mucilaginibacter sp. SJ includes the following:
- a CDS encoding RagB/SusD family nutrient uptake outer membrane protein: protein MKKISIITMLAISVVAGSCRKDSSFLDVPPKQVLPTDLAFSDPALVLSILGDLYDRQRDFSSLDGYPSREYPQSPNGDREPGWRTFADFSEAFPSENGSSFLVQRTGWGYGEWAIWDYGYIRDLNLFIQRATAATKLTEGDKARFIAEARFLRANYYFEMVKRMGGVPLITDPLAYDYSGNVTPLQRPRAKESEVYDFIISEAEAIKSVLPADVNQKSRATKAAALAMEARAALYAGSIAKYGATTPQVSLPGNEVGIPSTLSNGYYTKALAAAQEIINGSAGSYQLYKVLPDLSDNFAAIFLDKSSVNQEAIFVEDFKANGGKVHGFTTNDQPFSISDEGLDAGRLNPSLNLVEAFEKLDNTYAPIATKDAGGNPVYYTNQLDAFAGRDARLAGTVLLPNGLFKGKRTEVYAGYQLADGTVISSGDATITQDVPGLGKTQVVGKDGPVNGLEFRTQTGFYVRKYLDPTVGSGRRGRGSDVNFIRYRYAEVLLNAAEAAFELGQTGTALGYINQVRSRAGLTTPLALLTFDRIVHERRVELAFEGHTLYDMKRWRLATKVWDGNQMSVADLVSNIGSATKHNTQPFGLWPYKYYNPGNANNGKWIFKEVKPSAVTGANKFQAGNYYSQIGDDILSANPKIVKQPNQ from the coding sequence ATGAAAAAGATTTCAATTATAACAATGCTGGCAATCTCGGTAGTAGCGGGATCGTGCAGAAAAGATAGTTCATTTTTAGATGTGCCGCCTAAACAGGTGCTGCCAACAGATCTGGCATTTTCAGATCCTGCGCTGGTGCTTTCGATCCTTGGCGATCTTTATGACAGGCAACGCGATTTCTCAAGTTTGGATGGTTATCCCTCAAGAGAATATCCTCAGTCGCCAAATGGTGACAGGGAGCCGGGATGGCGCACATTCGCTGATTTCAGCGAGGCTTTCCCTTCAGAAAATGGCAGCAGCTTCCTTGTACAGCGTACAGGCTGGGGTTATGGCGAATGGGCGATATGGGATTATGGTTATATCCGCGACCTAAACCTTTTTATACAACGTGCAACCGCGGCCACCAAACTTACCGAAGGTGATAAAGCACGTTTTATTGCCGAGGCCCGTTTTTTACGTGCTAACTATTATTTTGAAATGGTTAAACGTATGGGTGGCGTTCCGTTAATTACCGATCCGTTGGCTTATGATTACTCCGGTAACGTTACCCCGCTTCAAAGGCCGCGTGCCAAAGAATCAGAAGTATATGATTTTATTATCAGCGAAGCAGAGGCTATTAAATCAGTACTTCCCGCCGATGTTAATCAAAAATCAAGGGCAACTAAAGCGGCAGCATTAGCCATGGAAGCAAGGGCTGCACTATATGCAGGTTCAATTGCAAAATATGGCGCTACCACTCCCCAGGTATCATTACCGGGAAATGAAGTTGGTATCCCTTCAACCTTATCAAATGGTTACTATACCAAAGCACTGGCTGCTGCCCAGGAAATTATTAACGGTTCGGCAGGCAGCTACCAGTTATACAAAGTTCTTCCTGACCTGAGCGATAACTTCGCTGCTATTTTCCTTGATAAAAGCAGTGTAAACCAGGAAGCTATATTTGTTGAGGACTTTAAAGCCAACGGCGGTAAAGTACACGGGTTTACCACTAATGATCAGCCATTCTCAATATCCGACGAAGGTTTGGACGCAGGTCGTTTAAATCCGTCGCTAAACCTGGTTGAGGCGTTTGAAAAACTGGATAATACCTACGCGCCAATTGCAACAAAAGATGCGGGAGGTAATCCTGTGTATTATACCAACCAGCTTGACGCTTTTGCAGGCAGGGACGCACGACTTGCGGGTACCGTGCTTTTACCAAACGGCTTATTCAAAGGTAAACGGACCGAAGTTTATGCAGGCTACCAGCTTGCTGATGGTACTGTGATCAGCAGCGGCGACGCTACCATAACACAAGACGTACCAGGATTAGGCAAAACACAGGTAGTTGGTAAGGACGGACCGGTTAACGGCCTGGAGTTCCGTACACAAACCGGTTTCTATGTACGTAAATATCTCGATCCAACTGTTGGTTCAGGCCGTCGTGGCCGCGGAAGCGACGTTAACTTTATCCGTTATCGTTATGCCGAAGTGTTATTGAATGCCGCGGAAGCTGCCTTCGAGCTTGGCCAAACAGGTACCGCGCTTGGTTATATTAACCAGGTAAGGTCACGTGCGGGCTTAACCACTCCTTTGGCTTTACTTACTTTTGACAGGATAGTACATGAGCGCAGGGTTGAGCTTGCATTTGAAGGTCACACTTTGTATGATATGAAACGCTGGAGACTTGCTACCAAAGTTTGGGATGGTAACCAAATGTCAGTTGCCGACCTGGTTAGCAACATCGGCAGCGCTACCAAGCATAATACACAGCCTTTTGGTTTATGGCCATACAAATACTACAATCCGGGTAACGCCAATAATGGTAAGTGGATTTTTAAGGAGGTGAAACCAAGTGCGGTTACAGGCGCTAACAAATTCCAGGCGGGTAACTATTATTCGCAAATTGGTGATGATATTTTATCTGCAAACCCTAAAATTGTAAAGCAACCAAATCAATAG
- a CDS encoding SusC/RagA family TonB-linked outer membrane protein gives MRKFLLLRHGGNPHVQWPPSKWSPKVMLIAFFIMTGFLFSFSASAQNKIKVTGNVVDTTGQVLTGVAVRVQGTQGGTTTDAQGNFSINVPGANSTLVFTYIGFTSLELPLNGQTAVKVRLRATNSALQEVVVTGYGTQKKASITGAISTVTSKDLDRVHAGSTVSTGLAGKIPGVTFRMSEGRPGASASIQIRNMGTPLYVIDGIQQDQGQFNNLAPNDVESISVLKDASAAIYGVRAANGVVVVTTKKGAGEARINIDAYTGYQNWYRFPNVLTNSYDYMRYRADAEVNSNGSTSITPAELDKYKAGTEKGYQSFNWRDYVLKSNNNAPQNSVNANFTGGNDRVNYYVSATNLYQNSQLGKEYKFNRSNIQSNVSVKVANGLKVSLDINGRIETRENPGVPGGDDYFLARFAVLRNTPLERPYANDNPAYLNDIGHTESNYAFLNKKLSGLYHSDWRVLQSNFGVEYQIPGVKGLNVKGLYSYYIADYLLNNQEYTYNAYTYRPATDTYDVTGGSTNPWREREQRKEFAKTYQWQINYNNSFGKHTIGATFVSERIELKHLRNWIHASPISNNLPLIYFPTADQYQDSDNTETRIGYIGRVNYNYDNRYYLEASARRDASYLFAPDKRVGYFPGVSAGWRITQEGFMKKLLGENSILNDLKFRGSYGVLGDDRDPGNSANPIVAPYAYLPGYNYNQGTYIFDGNAVITSRDKGIPVTRISWLKSKITDVAADFSLFNSSLNGTIDYFYRKRTGLLGTKNDVVVPIEIGYSLPQENASSDSQRGFEISLNYNGKIGKASYNIGGNFGYTRQKNLQSYNPLFFNSWDQYRNSTENRYSHIDWGYQVIGQFTSQEQINNYTINNDGKGNRTLLPGDLMYKDQNGDGKIDQYDERPIGFGYGTQPNINFGFTIGAAYKGFDFHADFSGGAGYTWFQNYETRWAFQNNGNLNSIFEDRWHRQDMFDLNSPWVPGKYPANRVNPGFGHSDYELNGQRNSTFWLHSVRYLRARTLELGYSLPTDMLKKVKIRRARFYVNAYNMFSFDNLKQYGVDPETTDDNGLQFPQSKVLNFGVNLTF, from the coding sequence ATGAGAAAATTTTTACTACTCAGGCATGGGGGAAACCCTCATGTGCAGTGGCCGCCCAGTAAATGGAGCCCCAAAGTAATGCTAATCGCTTTTTTCATCATGACCGGTTTCCTTTTTTCGTTTAGTGCATCCGCGCAAAATAAAATTAAGGTAACAGGCAACGTGGTTGACACCACCGGCCAGGTACTTACCGGCGTAGCCGTACGGGTACAGGGTACACAGGGGGGCACCACAACCGATGCACAAGGCAATTTCAGCATTAACGTACCAGGTGCAAACAGCACTTTGGTTTTTACTTACATCGGTTTTACTTCACTCGAATTACCATTAAACGGCCAAACAGCCGTAAAAGTGCGTTTGCGTGCAACAAACTCGGCTTTACAGGAGGTGGTTGTTACCGGTTACGGTACGCAAAAAAAGGCCTCCATTACAGGTGCCATCTCAACTGTTACCAGTAAAGACCTCGACCGTGTACATGCCGGTTCGACAGTAAGTACAGGTTTGGCCGGTAAAATTCCGGGGGTAACGTTCAGGATGTCTGAAGGCAGGCCTGGTGCCAGCGCCAGTATCCAGATCCGTAATATGGGTACGCCTTTATATGTAATTGACGGGATCCAGCAAGACCAAGGTCAATTCAACAACCTTGCCCCTAACGACGTAGAGAGTATCTCGGTGTTGAAAGACGCTTCGGCAGCTATCTACGGTGTGCGTGCGGCTAACGGTGTAGTGGTGGTAACTACAAAAAAAGGCGCCGGCGAAGCCCGTATCAATATTGATGCTTACACTGGTTATCAAAACTGGTACAGGTTCCCTAACGTGTTAACCAATTCATATGATTACATGCGTTACCGCGCTGATGCCGAGGTAAACAGCAATGGCTCAACCAGCATTACCCCGGCCGAACTTGATAAATACAAAGCAGGCACTGAAAAAGGCTATCAAAGCTTTAACTGGCGCGATTATGTTTTAAAAAGCAATAACAATGCTCCTCAAAACTCGGTGAATGCCAATTTTACCGGTGGTAACGACAGGGTTAATTATTATGTTTCGGCGACTAACCTTTACCAGAACTCACAGTTGGGTAAAGAGTATAAATTTAACCGCTCAAATATCCAGTCGAACGTTTCGGTTAAAGTGGCCAACGGTTTAAAAGTAAGCCTGGACATTAACGGCCGTATCGAAACCCGCGAAAACCCTGGTGTACCGGGTGGTGACGATTACTTCCTTGCCCGTTTTGCCGTTTTAAGGAATACACCGCTTGAACGCCCTTATGCTAACGATAACCCGGCATACCTTAATGATATCGGCCATACCGAATCAAACTATGCCTTCCTTAACAAAAAGCTTTCGGGGCTTTACCACAGTGACTGGCGCGTGCTTCAAAGCAACTTCGGTGTCGAATATCAGATCCCGGGCGTGAAAGGCTTAAACGTGAAAGGCCTATATTCATACTATATTGCCGATTATTTGCTTAATAACCAGGAGTATACCTATAACGCGTATACCTACAGGCCCGCTACCGATACCTATGATGTAACCGGCGGCAGTACCAACCCATGGCGCGAACGTGAGCAACGTAAAGAGTTTGCCAAAACTTACCAATGGCAAATTAATTACAACAACAGTTTTGGTAAACATACCATTGGCGCTACGTTTGTTTCTGAGCGTATTGAGCTAAAACACTTACGTAACTGGATCCATGCTTCGCCAATTTCAAATAACCTGCCATTGATCTACTTCCCAACGGCCGATCAATACCAGGATAGCGATAATACCGAAACCCGTATAGGTTATATCGGTCGTGTAAACTATAACTATGATAACCGTTATTATTTAGAAGCATCAGCAAGGCGGGATGCATCATACCTGTTTGCTCCTGATAAACGAGTGGGTTATTTCCCTGGCGTATCTGCCGGCTGGCGCATCACACAGGAAGGCTTCATGAAAAAACTATTAGGCGAAAACAGTATCCTGAATGATTTGAAATTCCGTGGTTCGTATGGTGTGTTAGGGGATGACCGTGATCCGGGAAATTCAGCTAATCCTATTGTGGCCCCATATGCTTATTTGCCAGGTTACAACTACAACCAGGGCACTTATATTTTTGATGGCAACGCGGTTATCACTTCAAGGGACAAAGGGATCCCTGTAACCCGTATTTCATGGCTAAAAAGTAAAATTACCGATGTTGCTGCCGATTTCAGCTTGTTTAACAGTTCGCTGAATGGTACTATCGATTACTTCTATCGTAAACGTACCGGCTTGTTAGGTACTAAAAATGATGTTGTGGTGCCTATTGAAATAGGTTACTCTCTGCCGCAGGAAAACGCGAGCAGCGATTCGCAACGCGGTTTTGAGATCTCGCTTAACTATAACGGTAAAATTGGCAAAGCAAGCTATAATATAGGCGGTAACTTTGGCTACACCCGCCAAAAAAACCTGCAAAGCTATAACCCGCTATTCTTTAACTCATGGGATCAATACCGCAACTCGACCGAAAACAGGTACTCGCATATCGACTGGGGTTACCAGGTTATCGGTCAGTTTACATCGCAGGAGCAGATCAACAACTATACTATCAACAACGATGGCAAAGGCAACCGTACCTTGTTGCCGGGTGACCTGATGTACAAAGATCAGAATGGTGATGGTAAAATTGACCAGTATGACGAGCGCCCTATAGGTTTCGGTTATGGTACACAGCCTAATATCAACTTCGGCTTTACAATTGGTGCTGCTTATAAAGGCTTTGATTTCCATGCTGATTTTTCAGGCGGTGCAGGTTATACCTGGTTCCAGAATTATGAAACCCGCTGGGCGTTCCAGAACAATGGTAACCTGAACTCAATATTTGAAGACAGGTGGCACCGCCAGGATATGTTTGATTTAAACAGTCCGTGGGTACCGGGTAAATATCCTGCAAACAGGGTGAACCCAGGCTTTGGGCATAGCGATTACGAGCTGAACGGCCAGCGTAACTCAACTTTCTGGCTGCATAGTGTAAGGTATTTAAGGGCCAGGACTTTAGAGCTGGGCTATTCATTGCCGACTGATATGCTTAAGAAAGTGAAGATCAGGAGAGCGAGATTTTATGTTAACGCGTACAACATGTTTTCATTTGATAACCTGAAACAGTATGGCGTTGATCCGGAAACTACCGATGATAATGGTTTACAGTTTCCGCAAAGTAAGGTACTCAACTTCGGCGTTAATTTAACCTTTTAA